The Sabethes cyaneus chromosome 1, idSabCyanKW18_F2, whole genome shotgun sequence DNA segment tgtctgtctgtctgtctgtctgtctgtctgtctgtctgtctgtctgtctgtctgtctgtctgtctgtctgtctgtctgtctgtctgtctgtctgtctgtctgtctgtctgtctgtctgtctgtctgtctgtctgtctgtctgtctgtctgtctgtctgtctgtctgtctgtctgtctgtctgtctgtctgtctgtctgtctgtctgtctgtctgtctgtctgtctgtctgtctgtctgtctgtctgtctgtctgtctgtctgtctgtctgtctgtctgtctgtctgtctgtctgtctgtctgtctgtctgtctgtctgtctgtctgtctgtctgtctgtctgtctgtctgtctgtctgtctgtctgtctgtctgtctgtctgtctgtctgtctgtctgtctgtctgtctgtctgtctgtctgtctgtctgtctgtctgtctgtctgtctgtctgtctgtctgtctgtctgtctgtctgtctgtctgtctgtctgtctgtctgtctgtctgtctgtctgtctgtctgtctgtctgtctgtctgtctgtctgtctgtctgtctgtctgtctgtctgtctgtctgtctgtctgtctgtctgtctgtctgtctgtctgtctgtctgtctgtctgtctgtctgtctgtctgtctgtctgtctgtctgtctgtctgtctgtctgtctgtctgtctgtctgtctgtctgtctgtctgtctgtctgtctgtctgtctgtctgtctgtctgtctgtctgtctgtctgtctgtctgtctgtctgtctgtctgtctgtctgtctgtctgtctgtctgtctgtctgtctgtctgtctgtctgtctgtctgtctgtctgtctgtctgtctgtctgtctgtctgtctgtctgtctgtctgtctgtctgtctgtctgtctgtctgtctgtctgtctgtctgtctgtctgtctgtctgtctgtctgtctgtctgtctgtctgtctgtctgtctgtctgtctgtctgtctgtctgtctgtctgtctgtctgtctgtctgtctgtctgtctgtctgtctgtctgtctgtctgtctgtctgtctgtctgtctgtctgtctgtctgtctgtctgtctgtctgtctgtctgtctgtctgtctgtctgtctgtctgtctgtctgtctgtctgtctgtctgtctgtctgtctgtctgtctgtctgtctgtctgtctgtctgtctgtctgtctgtctgtctgtctgtctgtctgtctgtctgtctgtctgtctgtctgtctgtctgtctgtctgtctgtctgtctgtctgtctgtctgtctgtctgtctgtctgtctgtctgtctgtctgtctgtctgtctgtctgtctgtctgtctgtctgtctgtctgtctgtctgtctgtctgtctgtctgtctgtctgtctgtctgtctgtctgtctgtctgtctgtctgtctgtctgtctgtctgtctgtctgtctgtctgtctgtctgtctgtctgtctgtctgtctgtctgtctgtctgtctgtctgtctgtctgtctgtctgtctgtctgtctgtctgtctgtctgtctgtctgtctgtctgtctgtctgtctgtctgtctgtctgtctgtctgtctgtctgtctgtctgtctgtctgtctgtctgtctgtctgtctgtctgtctgtctgtctgtctgtctgtctgtctgtctgtctgtctgtctgtctgtctgtctgtctgtctgtctgtctgtctgtctgtctgtctgtctgtctgtctgtctgtctgtctgtctgtctgtctgtctgtctgtctgtctgtctgtctgtcctgtgttccttatagaatcaaaaactactgaaccaatcggcgtgaaaatttgggaattataactcctctcccctttaagagggggggttttcatacaaatttcctcataactcgagaactaatcaagcaaatagaaccaaatttggcatgtgaaagttttcgagggcaagaaaattttctatgttgaattaggacccctcctcactttaagagggggggctcctgtacaaatgaaataccaatttcctcataactctagaactaatcaagcaaatggaaccaaatttggcatgtgtgtgtttttgaagacaaaatttttttctatgatgaattgggacccctccctactttaagtgggggggggggggtcctatacaaacgaaatacaaatttccttataactcgagagctaatccagcaaatggaaccaaatttggtatgtgggtgttttcggtgacaagaatttattctatggtaaattgagacccctccctctttataaggggaattgtaactcctctcccctttaagagggggggcttccatacaaatttcctcataactcgagaactaatcaagcaaatggaaccaaatttggcatgtgaaggttttcgagggcaggaaaattttctacggtgaattaggacccctccccactctaagagggggggctcctgtacaaatgaaatacaaatttcctcctaactcgagaactaatcaagcaaatagaacaacatttggcatgtgggtgttttttttggtgacaagaatttattctatggtgaattgagacccctcccctctttataagaggaattataactcctctcccctttaagagggggggcttccatacaaatttcctcataactcgagaactaatcaagcaaatggaaccaaatttggcatgtgaaggttttcgagagcaagaaaattttctatggtgaattaggacccctccccactttaagaggaggggctcctgtacaaatgaaatacaaatttcctcataactcgagaactaatcaagcgaattgaaccaaatttggcatatgtgtgtttttggagacaatttttttttcaatgatgaattgggacccctccccactttaggagggagggtcctatacaaacgaaatacaaatttcctcataactcgagaactaatccagcaaatggaaccaaatttggcgtgtaggtgtttttggaggcaagaattttttctgtgatgaattaggacctcttcccacattaggagggggggctccaatacaaatgaaatacaaatttccccataactcgagaactaatcaagcaaatagaaccaaattcggcatgtggaggtttttggaggcaaaaatattttctacggtgaattaggatccttccacacttcaagagggggggcttctacacaaatgaaatacaaatttcctcataattcgagaactaatcaagcaaatggaaccatatttggcatgtgggtgtttttggaggcaaccatttttcccattatgaattaggacttcttacctttttaggagggggggggctcccattcaaacgaaatacaaatttgctcataactttagaactaatcaagcaaatggaaccaaatttggcatgtgagagttttagatggcagaattttttttctgtggtgtattacgacccctttcccttttaagagggtgggctcccatacaaatgaaatacgaatttccttataatttgagtactaatcaagcaaatggaaccaaatttagcatgtaggagatttttgagtcttgaatttattttatgatagttagagacctctcacccctgtggtaggggggtatggactctcatacaaataaaacagaaatttttgcgaaactcaaaaactaatccaactcgagaaattcgagactcttccataaaacattaatcaataacaagaccacaaaaactatctatagtaacactagatcattcaggacgagccggtcgcgagtgttgccggtgacccgccgtcggaagcgccgcccactggggggcttgcaaaactcgagatagtgacaaagatcatccgagattcatgatttatgtacaacacaggttaatttgtggcaatacgaagtttgtcgggtcagctagtaaaagaTAAATAAAGATAACTCTCCGTTATGAtttaaaatttagcggtttttgagtacCTTGTCGCCTCTATAATCTCTAGTCTCTGTAATGAGCATCAGTGTAGCTTCATCTTTTAGTCCATAGAATTGCCTGTCCGTTATTCTCTTTGGGATCGGAGCAAAATTTAACAGTTTCTTGTCTACAGTGTGTGAAGAAAAGAATAGctctacagggtgttcaataagtttgaATACActtcaaaaactacaaggtatacagccctaagggttgtacgaaagggtgacgtaggaccatatcagatcatcagaacAAAGACTAACGTatttctggtatatgtatgtttataagaatctgtgagtggcattgtttaagtgaatgtttaaaagagaagagcgaaatattcagattcaattcttcatttaatgcaatggtggctttgaaaatacgtggacgagggttcataagCACAAAGCCtgtaacctttgagacatagagatttcttttaaaaatcacttgtgtgcatcataaaggttggaagggtaatgaatgaccaatttctgttttatttgtatgaaagtccttatcctcctaccacagcggtgaggggtctcaaagcatcataaaataaataaattcaaaataaattcatgcctccaaaaaaccccacctgtcaaatttggttccatttgcttgtttagttctagagttatgaggaaatttgtatttcatttgtatgggagcccccctcttagaaggggaagaggtctcagtacaccgtagaaaaaaatcctgccttctgaaacccccacatgccaaatttgttctcgaatattgattagttctcgaatattgaggaaatttgtgtttcatttctacaggagccccccctccctcttacgccctccttaaaattgctcttcaACCCCttccccccataaaattgctggtcattttatctatccaacgacatatagattgctcagtttcgttcagtagtttagtagttattagcatttgaaatctttcattcaaacgttacacttctattttcgttttcacaaagtgctacccagtcccaatatagtaaacaaagacgtagtcctacgtcaaaatgtgtttttgaaaaatgaaaatacaagatattcttttctgagtcaatttttattgaagcagtggtTATTTAGagcctttacgacatatttggtggaaacATCCCCCCCCCTTGTCCTTTATGACGAGTTTGacacgtttctcaaaagaatcacacgcggcacgcacctggtccatgggcatctcgtcccagatcttggaaataagCTTCTTAAactggtccatagtgctcactttatgttcgctctgcttagccagcatgtacgaccatacataaaagggattaagatccggggagggaggccacaaagtgttatcgagaaaatcagtcaaattctcccgacaccatgCTTGGACGATATCCGCCATGTGGGCCGGTACGCCATTCTgctgaaagacgtaatgatcctTCCCGTAGAGGTCccgaagtgccggggccacaaccttctccagaacctcggtctaatagtacgcggcgttgattttcatgtttttttttcgataaacaccagtggaagccccccaaaccatcaccgacgcagCGCTCTGTAACCgtgggatgtttatgtgggacggggagATACTGGCCAACGTTGGCGCCCACAGTCgattattttggacattgtgcggctgttgcaagatgaagagtttctcatcagaaaacacgaactcctgaccagcgtgccgcaaaagtatcagttttgctctgttcaGCTTCTTCtccgttgtagcctccgttaccccgtgaaccttgcgtttcttgtacggcttgcatcccaggttcttcgccatgatggtgtgagcagtcccgatcgacgcatctaggtcaacagcggtcttccggatcgagctgTTCATTTTTtgacgaacccgctccctcaccaacttgatggctgctggcatCCTCGCCGAAAGCGGCCgtccggatctagcacggtccttggccgagcccgtctctcgataccgacggatggtgttatagatgaaattccgcttcaccccgagggatttcaaccgccgaaatatgtcgccgggtcgctcatctcgcaaacaactttactacgacgttgcggtactccttcatcgcgcacggtaaacaaataacaaatgacatcaagtcgacaccttgcgcgtcggttagcctatatataaggcttaagctgacaccaataccaatacacagaatgcacatgatgcgcacttacacaacgatgaaaagttatattcgaacttattgaacaccatGTAAAATATTCCCTTAAATTTTCATTTGGCCTGTGAATGTGCTATATTTCTGACATTTATCTTACGCACACTTCGTTGTGATACGAATACGCAATTTGTTCACATCAGATGCATTAGAAAAATATGGCGTCATGTTGTGAAATCGTTTCAGAAGTTTCAAAGAAATTGTTCTCTACCGAgttctctacagctctatctagcCGGTTAGATAGAGCGTAGAGCTCTACCGAACGCCATATTGACATGGCatttggtagagctctacgctCTCCAGTTTCTCCAGTGGAGACACTCCGTAGAGTGCGTGGTAGAGCTCCACGCAAAAGTTCTCTGTAGAGCGGTAAAGTGGTAGAGACTAATAGTGTACACATTACTGGTAGAGTCTCTACACTCTACGCTTTTTACTCTACCGAAATAACTCTATAGTGAACACTTGGTTTAAGAGAAAACACCATTCAGTAGAGTACTGAATTGAGAGATTGACCAtggcaactcagtagctcgcgaaaacttgtcatcattaaaccagcgacacacgtttcacgtaatcaatgagtgtcgttggtttattgatgcgagtttttgagtgagatggccagtctctcaattcagaactctaccATTTAGGCATTATTCGGAGCGAGAGCAAACggattgaacagaaaacgagaaagCGGAAAACAGAGAACTGGGTCGTTATGTGAAGCAGATAGCTTAGTCTCTGTGCGGTTAAGATGCGCAAAAACAAACCTGtaaacacctgaatggcaccaAGGTGGAGAATCATGCCGGCGGAGAACACAATTTCGACAGTGCGAAGAAGAGGTTCCATTCCCAATGATAAGCAATGTTGAGGAGGATATCATGTAGCTTAAGAACAATAAATCGCCCGGGATTCTatagcaacatggaagatgttgcaagtgctgcttgggcatttgaccggttgttttctacgggcatgaaacgtagacaatgcttgaggaggacctacgagtgctcggagtgttcgaaagacgagtgctaagcgCGATCTTCgccggcgtacaggagaacgaagtatggagccgaaggatgaaccatgaacacGCACAGCCCTATGGCGAAGCCAgtacccagtcagcattttcatatgtataattagattacaaattagagttacgtactgatatgtatccaacaaaatcgtatttgacgcgcaaaagccgcttatccgtaccattttggaggcgatatacgcactgaggaataatctTGAGCGATACATTTATATAGgcatttcaatacgataagatccgattaagcgcgacaaacttcatacagctatacgactttgtgctgaaaatcgtatatttgtcagctactagcattataaacgatagaatatcaacttgtgcgcatttcattaggctttatttacgaatccgggtttgttaagagatatttacgataattttcgaacattgatatacgagttggtgctggctgggtatTCAAAAGGTGACAAAAAGTAAACGGACAGGATAGGCAGAGCACCGGACAAGTACCCTGCGAAAATAGCGATTTTTCAAAGACCCcataacaagaagactggcagctctgccaatattcAGGAGACACTGATGGTAGCTCGCCCTTGCGGCGAAGGTAGTCTCTGAATGcatctgtgtgagtgagtgtgagTGATAATATTCATACCGCCATGCCAACATAGTCGaacaaatatcaataaaaaattttgttgagcTTACTTATACTCATGCGAAATTTACAACCTTCGCAAATAAAAGCGTCGCTGATGCTGACGCATGGTTTTTATATGAACAAATAACTGAAAAAACAATCTTGTTAATAATGGGGTCTTCGGTTTTCTTCAAATCCGCTAAGAACAAGATGACTAGGGGCGAGCAAGATGGTGAGATCAGGTGGAGCAGAATCTGGTGGAGAGTATCACGGTGTCCTAGGTAGTCCACAATTGACtgaattggagaaattttgttcatcaggctttttAGGACGACAAGTCAATTAACACCAAACATGTCTCTTTACCAGTCTAACACCAGCCATGCCTAGTAGCAGGATGACAAATCCAGTTAAAACGGCGTCTCGCATCCGTGAGGCCACAGAAAGGGCAGCAGGCGCTTCTGGAGTCACTTGTCCCGTTGATGGTACCCGGTGTGATGTACGCCTGACTTATCTTGGGGCACTCACACCTTCCAAATCAAGAACTTTTATGTGAATTTGTCAACCTTACCTCCTCAGGAACGGCAGATCGTGCTGTGGCAGCGTCACACTCCTGTCCGGTAACTACTTTATGTCCGCCTTGATGTTAGCTTTGTCGTCCATCACGACGCACCACGGTTCCATCAACAACTCTCGGTACAGCTTACTGGCGCAGCTTTAGACGATCGAGTTTTGTTTGTCGTGCCGGTTCGGTATCTTTTGAATTTCGAAGACGTGGAGACCGTCTTCTTCACCGTACCGTCACCGTCAAGACCTTATCTGTCTCCTGCATCGCACCGTTAATCAAAAATTTCAGCCGACGCTTCATCATACTTAACACCTTCCTGCCTGTTCGCCGCTGTGTATCTGGATTTCCTTGGATGTCTTTGCCACTCTGGACACCGTTGAATATTAGAATGCCAGATGTTTCTCGATCCAGCTGTGAGATGCAGTCGAATTTTCCACGACGGCGTACATGATTTCTTGGTGAAACTGTTCATGTTGAGCTTCTCTAGATATTCTGTCCACTCTTTCAAAAAGGTGTCACACAAAAACCAACTCCTACATGAATACATTTGTTGTAAGTTACAACTTGTAACACACTAAACCCATattgattttgtcattttgttttattcggGATCACATTAACTGGCATTAAACTCTATTCCGCAGAAATAACTACGCCAACTATTCGGACGTAGCCGAGCTGTCTACTAAGCATCCTGCAGCTAGTTTGTCCCTGAACGACATTCTTCCGTTGCATCACAAAACGTACGACAAAAACCGAGCACCCAAGCTTCTCGGTCAACCAACGGTCGTCTACTTCCACGTGACGGTACTGTCTATCGATTCAATCAACGAAGAATCGATGGTAAGTTCTTCCTCTATCATGGACTATGGATACATCTTGTAATTGGCTCCGTTTTCCCTGCAGACGTACGTCGCGGACATCTTTTTGGCACAAAGCTGGCGCGATCCTCGGCTGCGGCTGCCGGAGAACATGAGCGAAGAGTACCGGATACTGGACGTCGACTGGCTGCACAGTATCTGGCGGCCGGATTGCTTCTTCAAGAACGCCAAGAAGGTGACCTTCCACGAGATGAGCATACCGAACCACTATCTGTGGCTCTATCACGACAAAACGTTGCTGTACATGTCCAAGCTGACGCTGGTGCTGTCCTGTGCGATGAAGTTCGAATCGTACCCGCACGACACCCAGGTCTGTTCCATGATGATCGAAAGTCGTAAGTATAGTGTGGACAACAAAGACAATGATGGTTGGTAGGTACAGAGGAACAGTGTTTCATTTAGCGTGACTCAATCTGTCTAGTGCGGTTAGTTTGATGGCAGAATATggtattttttcattttgcagAAATGATAAACATGTTTTCAGCAATCATAACTGAATGaatgttttctatttttgtttttacctaTATATTTTAGCAGATAGTTGATACTACTTCTCCTAGGCGAGgatctacacacttaaataaaagcactgagctcggcaaaattttgccgaaatttcaacagccgaacgttcggtaaaaatgtcgataGTGTAGATGGTAAAAATGTCGAGTGTGTACCCTACGCCGtctaatattatttttataaaattttcggtcatttctagaaaggtgaATTCGGACTATAGGGTAATGTATTGGATGGAAGCGCACTTTATCAATTTATCTTTAATATAGAATTGCAGGCTTCATAAGAAAAGTTAACTACTGATGCGACATTTGCTTCTTTCACAGATCATTGCATAAAACTAATTGTTGGAACTTATAGTTGAAACCCATTCTTTTTGAATTCGTTGGAAGAGGGAGGAAAAAACAGCCAGAGAAGATAGAAGCTAAAAATGTAATGTCatttacagcagtcccccgaatcgGACCGTGATGTACGCCCAtggcgatttcttagttgtccaTTAATCAATAGCGTTCATTTTTGGTATATTTTTAGTATctggtataacctagtcaactaccaaaattcaactttattggttaatgaacagctgagatatcgcgttcGGCGCTCGGCACCAtccatcgccttattcgggggattcctgtataGCTAAACCATCACACTACGGGGTTGAATAGATTTAAGATATAGTAATAGTTTTGCAAATTGGTCGTTCAATCTTTAAAGTAGATGCTAAAGTTAAAGAAGCCGTTTTGCTTTCTTTTGCGGCATAACAAAAAATGTCTACTTTATTCAAAGACAGAACGTCAGTATCCAAATCTATTATTAATAATTACACTTGATAAAACTTCCATTAAttctaagaaaaaaaaagaaatatagaGAATTGATGATAACGGTGATGAAAAGACAATAATGAAGCTTATAAGAAAAAGTTAATAGAATCACTTATTCTTGGCTGAACTGAACTACAAATGAAAACGGGTGAGCTATGGAGTGTTCCTATTCCTTTTACCCCCAACTTCCAGGACCGATTATTTGTTATTTCTGGCGTAAATTTCCGATGAGACGTACACCTAAGTTACAATGAGAGACTATTTGTTGGGTCTCTTTTCTTTCGCAAAATTTCTGAACGTCCACGGTGTGGTTGGAAAGCTCCAAGCCATTGACTTTCGGAACTGGTCTACCAACGTGAACGAGCGGCAGCAACAGTAACGGCGAAActtactatccagctttttacgagtcataatggcggacgtgttcgtaatatttgaccagcatttttgacattttcctaatacatcgcacgttttcttttcgcgcattcacggtaaaactgaaggaatgtacggaaaaaaaacgtgcgatgtattagggaaatgtcaaaaatgctgttcaaatattacgaacacgtccgccattatggctcgtaaaaagctggatagatttTGCTACCTGAACCGATAGCAGCAGCAACGCAATGAGAAGCGGACAGCAGACTCACCCTAAGCACTACCATGCATCGACGCTTCCAGATCCAGCATCAGCTGGCCGAACACACCCCCACATCCAgtaagtttattaataaaagtaTTTATTGAATAAGACCTTGTTTGAATTTCTAGTTAGTATCACTTTGTCCCAGAGCCAACGTGCCATTAAAACGAGGCCTTCGAAGACAAGTCCCGGATAGACCTCAGTGGCTTGAATAGAGACTGGGGTCATTTGTAGCAGTCCTTTCGACTTCTAGAGATAACCattcaataacaaaaattaattttgcagAACTTTTTTATTCCAAAAATTCTGATTCTACCAGCCTAAACTACAATTGCAAGCAAGTCTTGTAATAACATTTGTGTATGCTAGCTTGTACGCAACAGGGGCCCAATTCAATTACTTGTTTAGTATCTTGCATGATAGGTAGTTCGCAATATACATACAAGCTGTATTGCGTACAAGCTCTTCTTGTGTCTTCTGAAAGTACCTGAGAATGGGTGGTAAAAAATTAATGGTCGGTGTTACTAGTACATATAAAGGGGACAAGAAACTCATTATTTTGAAACTAAATCGTAGGTAATTGTAATTTTTACTGAGTAATTTGATGGTAAAAGtgttaaataattttaaaaaaatgtataaatgcactagcgtgcccagacataaacatcTTTTAAAACCATGGGTTGACCTAAAAACTATCAAGTGATCGTAAGATGGCAGATATTTCTTACGCAGCTAAAtaagttatagcaaaaatacCAACAATTCAAGTTAAAAACTCCGGACTTCTGAGtgattttttaaacataaatttgATAGATAAGGCGCAAAATGTACACCAGCCTGGACCCACTAGTGGACTTCAAATTCGATTAGAGGTCAAACTTAACTTGACTGAGATTAAACCGAGTTTGAAATTACAGAcgtgcccaggctggggcacCATTGGCTGGCATTGGATTCGAATCTAA contains these protein-coding regions:
- the LOC128746199 gene encoding glycine receptor subunit alpha-2-like, whose amino-acid sequence is MHETLAGKTYRNNYANYSDVAELSTKHPAASLSLNDILPLHHKTYDKNRAPKLLGQPTVVYFHVTVLSIDSINEESMTYVADIFLAQSWRDPRLRLPENMSEEYRILDVDWLHSIWRPDCFFKNAKKVTFHEMSIPNHYLWLYHDKTLLYMSKLTLVLSCAMKFESYPHDTQVCSMMIESRKYSVDNKDNDGW